TTTTCAATTTGTTTTGAATCATTATTCTTTCGTCATCATCGAAAAACTCTGATGCATCCACTTTCCAAAGTACAGTAACCGAAGTCTCCACTTTATTTACATTTTGGCCTCCTGCTCCGCTGCTTCGGGAAGTTTTAAAACTAAGTTCCTTTGAAAAGTTTTTCATTGTTTTTTATTTGAGATTCAAAAGTGTGTAACCTGGAGCCAGGATAACTAAATATTTTCGTCAACGAGTTTATGTAGTTCAAGTCTGTTTACCTTACCGTTCGGTGTTCTTGGAATTTCCTTGATAAAAATAATTTTCTTGGGCCTGTGAAAACTTTTCTTAAACGGTATTTCTGAAATTTTATTTACTATCTCATCAGATTCACTTCCTTCTATGATCAATACAAGCTTCTGCCCCAGGCTTTCATCCGGCAAACCGGTAAAAATCACCTCATTGGTAATTTCTTTTTTTACCAAAGCTTCGAGGGTTTCGGGAAAAATTTTAGCTCCTCCTGAGTTGATTACGTTATCTATCCGTCCTAAAAATCTAAACTGATTATCATTTTTTATTTCAACTAAATCATTAGTTTGTAATTTTTCATCGTTCACATCAGGAGCATAAATATTAAGACAGCCTCTTTCATCCAAAGAAATAGTTACATTTTCAAAAACGGTAAAAAAATCTTCCGACTCCGGCATCAGCTGTTTCAAACCAATATGGGAAAGTGTTTCTGACATCCCGTAGGTTTCGAAAATTCGATTGGAAGCACTAAGATTCATCTTTAGAATTTTATTTTTAAGACTTTCTGAAGTAGCAGCACCTCCAATGATCAGATTCTTTATCAAGTGGAGTTTATCCAACGAGTTTTCCACCTGTAGTGGTGTCATCGCACAAAAATCTATTTCTTCATCTAATTTTTCAAGAGGTTTTAGAGATGGTTCTGCTATTATTAATTTTAATTTCCTTTCTTGAGAACGTACTACCATCATTTTTCCCGAAATATATTCTACAGGAAGGCAAAGCAATGCTTTATCTCCTTCTTTTAATCCCAAAAAGTTACAGGTCATAACTGCTGAATTGAGCATTTTCTTCTTTTCAATTTCAAAAATTTTAGGTTTTCCTGTGGAACCAGAAGTCTGAACATCTACCACAGGTATTTCTGAAAACCATTCTTTGAGAAAGATTTTTACTTTTTTTTCAAATTCAGTATTGAACGATAAATTATTAATATTGAGATTATTGAAGTCTATCAGCATATTTTCCGTAAATAAATCCACCGTAAATTTAGAAAAAAAAACAAAAAGTTCTTGTAAGTAAAGAAAAAAGATGTAAATTTGCACCACCAAAATAAAGCAGACCTATAGTGTAACGGTAGCACTCCGGTTTTTGGTACCGTCAGTCGGGGTTCGAATCCCTGTGGGTCTACAAACCATCCTTTTTTAGGATGGTTTTTGTTTTTAGGCTAAGTATATCATTTTTATAGAAAAATCAGATTTTATTTGAATAAAAAAATCAAAATTTTCAAGAGAGTAATTTGTAAATAAGAAAAAAATATATAAATTTGCAAAACCAAAATAAAACAGACCTATAGTGTAACGGTAGCACTCCGGTTTTTGGTACCGTCAGTCGGGGTTCGAATCCCTGTGGGTCTACAAACCATCCTTTTTAGGATGGTTTTTGTTTTTTTATTATAATTCTTAATGTTTTTTAGAAAGGATGAAACAATTCTTTTAAAGTTTATTTTCTTTTTTAGAAAAAATCCACTAATTCAACAACATTTTGAAATTTATATTTTTCAAAAAAAATCCGCCTCTTTTTGAGACGGATTAATTGTAGTTATCTTAATTTAAATGATTATTTTCTAAGATCATCAATCTCGTCCTGTATTGATTTAATTTTATCTCTTAATTCCTGACTTATTTTTCCCGGGAACTTTTTCACCTTTCTTAAATCCAGAGCCAGCATAATAGAAGCAATGCCCATAAAAATAAAAGCAACAGCCGTTAAGGTAACTAATGAAATTCCTGTAAACACGGGATTGAATATCAGCAACAGAGAAAATATAATTCCTCCAACGCTGGCAAGGGCTACATTTCCCCAACTCATTATTTTCATACTTTTGAGATCAAAAGCAAAACCCAGCAATTGAAAAGAACGAAAAAGTAAAGTAAATCCAATCACAAATGGAAGTACAGTCATCGAGATCTGAGGATTCGCAATAAGATAAACCCCAATTGCGGTAGTCAATAATCCACTTACCAAAAACCAGCCCCATCCTTGCAGGGATTTGCTATTTTGTAAGGAAAAGAATATTTCCGTAATTCCGGAGAATAGGAATGAAACACTGAAAAAAATTGAAAGGGTTACATACGTTGCAAGTGGCACACTGAATACATAAAATCCACAGATAAGAAAAATGATTCCGAAGATCAAAGGGATATACCAGTGCTTTACGGTATTGGTAAGGGTTTGAAATAAATTGGCCATAGGTGTCTTTTTAGATTTTGCCTACTTTGTGTAACGGTGTTCGGCTTTTCCGTAATGACTGAAAAAAGGTCATATTTTTACTTGATTTAAAAATATCACCTTTACTAAGATACAAAAAATAGTACAGCTGCCATTAAGATCACATATGAATGATTCCTGAAAAAAGAAATAATATATAGTGGTCACCCTGAATTACTTCATCATAAATTCCCATATTAGACACTATAAAACAAAAAAGATGAAAATTATAATAATTTTCATCTTTCAAAACACCTGATAGTGGTTTTATGGGTTAGCTGGGCTTGTACAGCTTATACATGACAAATAAAAATGCTATCCAAACCGGAATCAGAATAACCTGAATTTCCATTCCTGTAATGCTCATCAGCCCTAAAATCAGAACCAAAAAGATGATACATATATAATTGGATACAGGATAAAATATGGATGGAAATTTGGATTGAATTCCGGACTTGTTTATTGATTTTTTAAATTTTAAATGGGTATAGCATATCATTAACCAATTGATGATCAATGTAGAAACCACCAAAGCCATTAAATATTCAAAGGCTTTCTCCGGCACTAATTTATTAATGATAATACAAAGTCCTGCAAAGCATGATGAAACAAGAATTGCATTGATAGGGACTGAGTTTTTATTGAGTTTTTTCAAAAATTTCGGTGCATTTCCCTGCTGGGATAACCCGAAAAGCATTCGGCTGTTGCTGTAAACACTACTGTTGTATACTGATAATGCTGCTGTAAGAACAATTAAATTAAGAACATTGGCTATCAACGTATTAAATTGAACAACCTTTCCAAAAACAGTAAATTCAAGACCATTCAGATTTTGAAATACCATTACAAACGGACTTGATCCTTCAGTAATATCTCTCCATGGGCTTAGTGAGAACAGGATTACCAAAGCTCCTACATAGAAAATCAAAATTCTATAGATCACCTGATTGGTAGCTTGTGGAATAGTTTTTTCCGGGTTTTTAGCTTCTGCCGCTGTAATACCAATCAACTCCAAGCCTCCAAAGGAGAACATTACCATTGCCATTGCAGCAAATAATCCTGAATATCCGCTCTCCGTTTTATTGAAAAGCCCTTTTGGGAAAAATCCTCCATCATTCCATAAATTGGAAACAGTAGCCTTATCTCCACCGGTTCCGCTTACTAAAAGATAGATTCCAAAAATAATCATTGCAATAATAGCTACTACTTTGATGATAGAGAACCAAAATTCCGTTTCACCATACACCTTTACAGAGGCAAGATTAAGAGCATTGATAACTATAAAGAAAAATAAACTGGACACCCAAAGCGGAATATCCGGCCACCAGAAGTGAATATAATGTCCAATAGCTGTAAGTTCGGCCATACTTACCAGAATATAGAGAATCCAGTAGTTCCATCCGGAAGCAAATCCCGGAAAATTTCCCCAATATTTGTAAGCAAAGTAACTAAAACTTCCCGATACCGGTTCCTGAACAACCATTTCACCAAGCTGACGCATAATAAAAAAGGCTATGATCCCTGCTAGAGCATAACCCAGAATAACTGATGGTCCTGCCAACACTGCTGCAGGCCCGATTCCCAGAAATAAGCCGGTTCCGATGGCACCACCAAGGGCAATTAATTGTATGTGTCGATTTGTTAATCCTCTAACTAAAGTCTCGTTTTCTCCTTTTTTATTTTCGTTGTTCATTGAATGAATTATTCGGTCGCTAAATATATAAAAACTTTTCAGAGGAATTCAAATTCCAGGGAGTAAATTGACAATTCAGGCTCTGCCAATGAGTAAAGACTATTTTCTATTTCTATTAAGGCTGTTGAAGGCCAAAAGATGATTATAAAAAAGCAGCCTTAAACCAATGGGCTAAGGCTGCATATCCTGTAAAATGGGGAGTGGTATTAGTTGGCTATTTTATAACCGTAAATAGATGTTGCTGTCACCTGATATTGAGCACCTCCACTGTTTAACTGAGCAGCAGAAGCCATGCTTACGGTTTCATCTTTGTTCAGATGAACTACCGCAGAAACAATACCTGAGGCAAAGATTCCCGGATTGGTATGAAAGTTCTGTACCAACTGATTGTTTGGAGTTGTTACAAAGTTCTTTACCAGATACAGTACACACCATGTAAAACCCGGCTGACCCGAAATCTCTGAATTATCGAATTGTGCAGAGCCATAGATCATATAATATCCATCTGTAGGTGCTTTGAATCTTCCTGATGATACATCCAATACATTTCCTGTATTGATTTCCATTCCCTGATTGTATTTTATTTCTGTTTTTTGCCACGCTGAGCCTGTTGTAGCAATACAAGTCTGCTTAAAAGCATTCTGCTGTGCAGAAGAAAAAAGATAGGCCTGATTGACGGAAGGCATACTGTTTGAGCTTGAAACCAATACCAGCTCCCATGTCGTCCCCGCAGTTGTTCCTTTATTTACTAAAAATGCATAGTATCCGGGAGGAACAGTAATTGCAGGTACGCCAACCCCTGTAACATTATGATCATCAATTAATTCAGAACCTGCCGCTGAAATGGTAAGTGTTTTTCCACCCGTATTTTTGAAGTGATAAGTACGTCCGGCAAAATTACCTGTACCACTGATAGCTGCTGGTAAAGTTAATATTCCATCAGCAGTTCCATTGTAAGCAGTATAATAATCATTAGCTCCTATAGCACTGCTTGCCGTAACAATTCTATATGTAGCTGCAAATGAGCCGTTAACTGTAAGACTACTACCAGGGCTTACCGTATTAACCCCCACATTACCTACCTGGGCGTTGACCAAAATACAATTAAAACCTGCCAAAAAGGCAATGAAAAGCATCTTTTTTTTCATAAACAAATACGTATTTAGAATCTATAAAAGCCTATTTTAACCGATTGTTTTAGTTCCAATGGGTCAATAGAAATTTCCAAGGTACTAACCTACTGCGAAAATTGAATTTTTAAAGTATAGATCTTGTACGCATTTATCCACAAAACTGTACGGGTATTATGACATTAACGGATATTTTTCTTAATGTATTTCATTATAAATTTCCAGCAGTTCAATCAGGTTGGAGATCTTTAATTTCTGATACACTCTTCTTTTATATGTCCCAACTGTAGATTCTTCAATCTCAAGAGCATTGGCAATTTCAAGGTTCCCGTTTCCTTTTGCCAAAAGATTAAAGACCTGAAGCTCTCTTTCTGATAAAATTTCTGAAGTTTTTTTCTTAGCACTTCCTTTCATCAGCTCAGCGACAATTCCTGGTGTATAATAATAGCCGTCTCTAAAAATAGATTCAACCGCTTTTACAAAAACCTGCGGATCACTCTGTTTATTTAAAAAGCCATCAGCTCCTTCTTCTATATATTGCAGCGCAATATTTTCTTTATAGGAAGTAAAGATCAGAACAAGAGTATCCCGGGATATGGTTTTAATTTCTTTTACCATTGATTTAAGAATACTTCCTGGGAGCTCAATATCAAGAATAACAAGATCATATTTTTCCGTTTCTGATTTATGTTTTACCTCACCATAAGTTTCTGCAAAATCAATGTCAAAATCATCAAAACTTTTCTCTAGGATCATTGCGGTCCCTACTCTTACCACATGATGATCATCTGCTATCAGTATTTTTTTTGTCATATTTTAATTAGTATTTTAATGATGGTTCCTTTTGGGTTATTTTTATGAAAAAGCATTTCAGAATTAATTTTTCTCATCAGCTGAACAACCATATGCAGACCTAATCCGTAATTTTTAAACATCAGATGTTCATGATCTTTTTTCTTAAAAAGCCTGGAATAGTAAGTTATCTGCTCGTCAGACATTCCATTTCCGGTATCAGTAATTGAGACTTCCAAATGAGATGCTGTACGACAAGAGGTAATAATAATTTCTCCATCTGAAGTATTTTTTACTGCATTATCTATAATATTGTGAAAAACAGTAAGAAGAATATTTTTATTAAGCTGTATTTTCTGATGATGATCACAAAAATTATAAATAAACGTGTTTTTCTGCACCGCAATTTCTTCAAACAGCAATCTTTTAGTTTCGACAAGATCATAGACCGCATATTCTTCTATTGATGTATTTTCCTGTTTGTAAAGTTCTGTGTATTCTTTAAGACTTAAAGTGAATTTGTATAGCTGCTCCGAAGTTTTATAAATACTGTCAAAATATTTTTTCTGAACCTTAGGATCATCTGATTGCGCGAGTTCTTGGGAAAGAAGTGAAATAAATTTTACAGGTGTGGTAATATCGTGGCTTATACTTTCTACCAGTTTTTTTTGATAGTCGGATTCATTTTCAAGCTTGGTACTGGCTTCCTGTAATGCTTTATCTTTATGAACGATTGTATTTTTCAGGACTTTATTTTTTAATCTTAAAAAATTGGTTCTGATCTGAATAATCAATATAAAAATTAAAATAATACCGCCAACAATCAGGAGCCTGAAAAGTAGGGTCTGATAAAAATAAGCTTCTATTTCTACTGGAAGATTTTTGTAAACAAGCTTGCCATTGTGAGCCGATAAAAATTTTATCTGAAGATTATACTTACCCGGGGATATATTAGCCAAATGGAAGGTTTTATCATTCTTAATATTTATCCATGGACTATTTTCATCCTCCACAAGTTTAGCCTGAAGGTTTATGTTCTCCAAATTGGAATAGTAAGGAAGGTCTATATAAATTTCCGCACTTTTATAGCCGCATTGGAGAAAAAGTTTATTTTTCAGCTGAAGCATCTTTCCTTTTATTTTTGCTCTTTCCAGG
This genomic window from Chryseobacterium sp. MEBOG06 contains:
- a CDS encoding response regulator transcription factor, which translates into the protein MTKKILIADDHHVVRVGTAMILEKSFDDFDIDFAETYGEVKHKSETEKYDLVILDIELPGSILKSMVKEIKTISRDTLVLIFTSYKENIALQYIEEGADGFLNKQSDPQVFVKAVESIFRDGYYYTPGIVAELMKGSAKKKTSEILSERELQVFNLLAKGNGNLEIANALEIEESTVGTYKRRVYQKLKISNLIELLEIYNEIH
- a CDS encoding AMP-binding protein, producing the protein MLIDFNNLNINNLSFNTEFEKKVKIFLKEWFSEIPVVDVQTSGSTGKPKIFEIEKKKMLNSAVMTCNFLGLKEGDKALLCLPVEYISGKMMVVRSQERKLKLIIAEPSLKPLEKLDEEIDFCAMTPLQVENSLDKLHLIKNLIIGGAATSESLKNKILKMNLSASNRIFETYGMSETLSHIGLKQLMPESEDFFTVFENVTISLDERGCLNIYAPDVNDEKLQTNDLVEIKNDNQFRFLGRIDNVINSGGAKIFPETLEALVKKEITNEVIFTGLPDESLGQKLVLIIEGSESDEIVNKISEIPFKKSFHRPKKIIFIKEIPRTPNGKVNRLELHKLVDENI
- a CDS encoding amino acid permease, translating into MNNENKKGENETLVRGLTNRHIQLIALGGAIGTGLFLGIGPAAVLAGPSVILGYALAGIIAFFIMRQLGEMVVQEPVSGSFSYFAYKYWGNFPGFASGWNYWILYILVSMAELTAIGHYIHFWWPDIPLWVSSLFFFIVINALNLASVKVYGETEFWFSIIKVVAIIAMIIFGIYLLVSGTGGDKATVSNLWNDGGFFPKGLFNKTESGYSGLFAAMAMVMFSFGGLELIGITAAEAKNPEKTIPQATNQVIYRILIFYVGALVILFSLSPWRDITEGSSPFVMVFQNLNGLEFTVFGKVVQFNTLIANVLNLIVLTAALSVYNSSVYSNSRMLFGLSQQGNAPKFLKKLNKNSVPINAILVSSCFAGLCIIINKLVPEKAFEYLMALVVSTLIINWLMICYTHLKFKKSINKSGIQSKFPSIFYPVSNYICIIFLVLILGLMSITGMEIQVILIPVWIAFLFVMYKLYKPS
- a CDS encoding HdeD family acid-resistance protein, with the protein product MANLFQTLTNTVKHWYIPLIFGIIFLICGFYVFSVPLATYVTLSIFFSVSFLFSGITEIFFSLQNSKSLQGWGWFLVSGLLTTAIGVYLIANPQISMTVLPFVIGFTLLFRSFQLLGFAFDLKSMKIMSWGNVALASVGGIIFSLLLIFNPVFTGISLVTLTAVAFIFMGIASIMLALDLRKVKKFPGKISQELRDKIKSIQDEIDDLRK